The stretch of DNA TGTGCACTTACATTCTTAAATAACACCCTCGCCATCCTTTCAACCTCTATGGCACAAGAGCAGGATGAAACACTATGATTTCACGACATCTTGATACAAGATACTATGATTTCATGACATCTTGATACAAGGATACATGTGTAACCTTGTAGTGGGTCGACTGTTTGCTTTTCTGAGGTTTGTGTGTCAATTATCGCTGTGTTCCTGCATATGTAGTTCGTAATTGCatagacaaaaaaattaacattagCTTGTATCGAAATTTCGTAAAGAGAGCTCTATTTCAGGTTTGTGGACCGCTTGTCTATCTCTTTTGTTTGCCCTTTTATTTGACCCCTTGGGCAGCTGTAAGCTTCGGTAAACAAATGTTACAAATTGGACACCACCATGGCACCACAGCTGAATTGAATCGTACCTTTTCCAGGTCACAGCTTGTGCGAACACATTTCAGCCTGTACGTTATGTCACTAAGATGATTTAGGTGTGGATTAGTTGTGTCCAGGCGGCGCGCAACGGCACGCCCCGGCCGCTAGtatacaataattaattagtcgtTCGCGTGTTCTTTGGTGGTTAAGAATATGGACATAGGAGCAGTATTAGTAAATATAGCTAGATGCTTTATTGGTATTATTTACTCTATGAAAAAGTCAAGTTGGACTACCGTTCTTTTTCATAAAGCCTATACAATTAATACTTACCTCCGTCTCAAATAAGTACAGTCTTCTCGGTTAAACAaagagtgtatatatatatatatatatatatatatatatatatatatatatatatatatatatatatatatatatatatatatatatactatggaTACTTTTCATACGATGGGATGATTGACAAAtgatatacttataaataaaaaataatttatgaataaaacttttatatatatatatacttgtttttagatatataacgggtggaaaataaattaggatgataaaactctaaaattaatttcaaatttaagattaaaaatttaaattttgacttttaaacATAAAGAGTGGATAATCTTAATATGTTACAGATATGGTATACCTGTATGACACTAGAAATGCCCACCGTCACATTTGTGCGACCCATCGACCCATCAGTACTGGTTAGGCCAAAACCAACACTGAAAGGGGTTTTATTAGTGCCCCTTAATTTCAGTGTTGACCCATGCATGCGAGTCTTAACATGTAGAGAAAACTAAATATTAGTGCCAATTGTTCAAGGGAACCCACGTACGTAGAAGAACAAGCGCAACCGAAAtcggccgagccgagccaagccgcTTGAGGTAAAAATGCCGCAGTTGATCCCACTGCACCTCTCTCTCGTTCTAATCCTCTTCAGCTGCCACAGTTGATCCCACCTCCCAATTAACAAGCTTTTTTATGTTTCCACTGACCCTATCATCCCTTGCTTTGCTTCTGGCacatcctcctctccctcaaCTCAGCTCAGCTGGTTATTTGAATTGGTTTCTATAATTCAGGGATACgatatgatttatataatctatatgaattttaaaaagtcTTAGGTCGTGAAATAGAGGTATTATGATAGCAACATTAATTCCCAAGTTCCATCTCAAGTTTTGCATGGACAATAAGTAGGATTGCAGGCAGGGGCGGATTCAGAAGTAGGGCAGCTTGGGCTGCAGCCCTACTCCTGATCCTagatatatattcaaatttcattttaaaactttaaaaactagaaaataaagataaaattatataaattcaactaattaagccctaggtttaaaaaaattctggcTCCGCTACTTTGCAGGCGTTTTGGTAAAGGCTGTCAGCAAACGCAAATTAGACAGCGTAAAAACAGTTTTTAACTAGTGGACAGCTCGTTAATTACTAGATGACATCACATGATGACGCGACTATTTTGAATATTCTGATCGATAGTCGTCAACTCGTCATCAATCTGGTTTacgattattataatctaaattacTGTGAGTAAGctgaaaaaacacaaatttattgaagtagcttattataatctagagcccaacttattataatctgataaatttatttaggtgaactttttctagattattaggtGAAAAATTACCCGCCATGCCACTCCCTCCCTCTATAGACTTGCAAAACCAATAATCTAGGCTCTAATAATCAAGGAAAGAAATAACTCACAGTTTATTCTACTACAGAAtataacaatctagcttatagtaatctagctcaataatctatattataaaaatcttaaactgaaagaaacaggTTGCCCTGCTACTAGGAAATGAGATTGCTTTCATTCATTTATTATGGAGTAAACTAGTAGGGTGGCCCACGCATAATGCGCGCCTAGCATCATTATAAATTCTAATTATACAGGTCTCTTATCTcgataataattactttttaattgttaatttaaacttcattttctcaaattatatttttacataaaaccTTATTTACATGTATTCTAAAGTATACTTGTACGTAAACTCTTCTATATAATACtcaattttagatacttctaaattgtatttatatattgattttgtctcttattttttgccaatttttaaccaaaattttagatttttccaaattgtttttatagatgaactctttcctcaatatcaattattttaaaaattttaatcgagatttgaattttactaaattgtatttacacatggactcttttttatttttttatttttaatttataaattgtatttctaatatgGTTCTTTTTAAccgaaattttagatatttataattgtatttatatgtggACTCTTCTATCAatgtcaattattttaaaatttttaatccgagATTTATTTACGCATGGaccctttttattattttctttatttttaattctaaaattatatttctaatccaatattattttaccggaattttagatgttttcaaattatatttttagatggactcttccctcaatatcaattattttaattttttaatctgagatttagattttttttcttgcaagaCGTGTACTTTGCTTGTCCAATTGATATTTCTAGATCcgatcttttatttttatctcttatagAAACACTTAGATGAGATGACacgtgtaaataaaaatttatgtcCGATTGATTTGATCTGTCCGATCAAATTTTTTGAttcttttctgtttatttttgtccgatttatttttctctgtttACGGCCGATCAAGTTGAGATCAATCTTTTCTGTTTCTTACtctgattgatttttttatcttttttatgataattatttttctatttttttcttcgattaatatCAGAAGTctcctttttctattactttatatatataatagatttttaaaccaaaatttgatttttattaattgtatttacacatagactctttttattatttttatttatttttaattctgaaattgtatttctgatcatatttttttatttatagatggactcttccctcaatattaattattctaaaaattttattctgaGACTTAGAACTATCGATacatggacttttttttttaaaatccaaCACGTATTTctaataggatttttttattacacatggactttattattagtattttttatgtcataattctgaaattgtatttctaattagatgtttccctcaatatcaaatattctaaaaaatttaatctactctttttttatttttaattccgaCACGTATTTCTAAtaggattttttattacacatggactttattattattatttttatttgataattaTGTTATTGTAATTAGATGTTTTTTTGATTAATGTGGGTTTTAGTCCgatatttggatttttctaaattgtatttacaccTTGactcttttattattattattattattattattattattattattattattattattattattattattattgttattattatttttttaattctaaaatcgTATTTataattggattttttttattacaaatggactctgaaattgtatttctaatcacacattttttgtttttgattaaCATGGGATTTTTAGCTCATAAAAAATActgatattttctttatgtCGTATTACACGGttgatctttcttttttttctcttgtccGACTAAAAAAGCAgatccttcctttttttttctaatacacGGTTGATcacttgattgattttttttctgttgtcCGACTCAAAAAGgtgatgttttcttttttttttctctcgtaAAACACGGTCTTTTCATTGTTCAATAAAAAACcgatgtttttcttttttttctttttttattaaagtggGATTTTTTAGTCCGTGAGATCAATGTAAGCCTTATTTTTCggttagtttatatatataatagaacgTGAGCCTTATTTTCCcgttagtttatatatataatagatagattagGACGGAGACTTTTTGATTTTCGCAGAAGCTGCGTGCGACACACAGACTACCTgcactcgatcgatcgagcagtATAATAAATTGATGACTCCAGTGCAAAGCTAGGAATGAATTTGCAGTAACTCATTGAAGAGAAGGAGATGACGTCGATGGCGGAGGGGTCGTCGTTTGCAGTTGCAgggtggtcggcggcggcgagcctactcttcttcttctcctcgctGCAGGAGTGCATCCCCTTCCAGCTGCAGGACTACCTCGCCGCTCTCGCTGCCCGCCTCCACTCGCTCCTCTCCCCCTACGCCACCATCACCATCGACGACAGGTCCGACGACTACTTCTCCCGCAGCGAGGCTTTCTTCGACGTCGAGGCCTACCTCGGCGCCTCCCCATGCAACGCCCAcgcccgtcgcctccgcgcagacctcgccgacggcgccgaccgcatggccctcgccgtcgacgaccacGAGGGCGTCGCCATGTGGTGGCGCAAGACAAAGGCGCTCCCCCGCGCCAACGTCATCACCTGGTCCCCGCGCAACGCCGAGCGCCGCAGCTACCACCTCAccttccaccgccgccaccgcgcgctcgTCGAGAACGCCTACCTGCCCCACGTCCTCGCCGAGggccgcgccgtcaccgtccgCAACAGGCAGCGCCGCCTCTTCACCAAAAATCCCGCCGCCGACTGGGCCGCCTCCGAGGACGGCCGCGCCTGGAGCCACGTCAAGCTCGACCACCCCTCCACCTTCGCCACGCTCGCCATGGACCCCGCCCGGAAGCAGGAGATCCTCGACGACCTCGACATGTTCCGCGACGGCAAGGACTACTACGCCTCTGTCGGCAAGGCATGGAAGCGTGGCTACCTGCTGTTCGGCCCTCCCGGCACCGGCAAGTCGACCATgatcgccgccatggccaacTTCCTGGACTACGACGTGTACGACCTCGAGCTGACGGCCGTGAAGAGCAACATCGAGCTGCGGAGACTCTTCATCGAGACAACGGGCAAGTCGATCATCGTCATCGAGGACATCGACTGCTCCATCGACCTCACCGGCAAGCGCAAgcgcaagaagaagaaggcgaaGACGAgcgagaagaagaaaaagatgatgcCGCCGTGGGAGCGCGatgacgaggaggagaagaaggtgaCGCTCTCTGGGGTGCTCAACTTCATTGACGGGCTGTGgtcggcgtgcggcggcgagaggatCATCGTCTTCACGACGAACCACAAGGAGAAGCTGGACCCGGCGCTGATCCGGCGGGGCAGGATGGACGTGCACGTCGAGATGTCCTACTGCTGCTTCGAGGCGTTCAAGGTGCTGGCCAAGAACTACCTGGGCGTGGAGCAGCACGAGGTGTTCGACGAGATACGGCGGCTGCTAGGGGAGGTGGAGATGTCGCCGGCGGACGTGGCGGAGAACCTAATGCCGAGGTCCAAGAGAAAGGACGTGAACGGCTGCCTAGAGAGACTGGTTAAGGCGCTCCACGAAGCCAAGCTGGCCGTCGGCGCGGGAACAAGGCAGTCCAAGAAATCGACGACGAGGACTCTGACTCTGACTGTGACTCGGATccaaaggaggaggaggataaGCAGTAGATATTGATCTGTCTGTGCTtgtgaaaaagagaaaggcCTTACTTGGCTTGGGCCATGTATGTCTCGGTGGCCGGCGTGCGGGGCAAATTAATCaacacatacatatttatgttGTTTGCTTACATTAATAAGGAAGAGATATATCAATGGACGAAAATACATCCATCGCTTCAATCAATTGAATTAAAGTTTCTACTAGGAGATCAAGCCAATggcgatatatatatatatatatatatatatatatatatatatatatatatatatatatatatatatatatatatatatatatatatatatatatatatatatatattaagcatTAGGATTTAGGAGGAAGCCCCACAAGTAAGCAAACCCTGAGGGCATGTACATATACGAGACTTGTATCTCTGTCATTATGTTAGTATCATATATAGTAGTCACTATACGTGGATCCTATCATTTTACGGCCCTACACATTAGTGGCTGGAATATCACTGTCAATCGTTGAGGGACTATACGTAAAGTCCATTGACCTCACCGGCAACCTAGCGCAAGAATgaacgaagaagaagaaaaagacgaGTGGCAAGAAGATGACCCCAGTTCAGCCTGCCCGACCATCATCTGACCATGTTGGTGACCTTAGGATTTGATTTGGACAAGTGGATAAGGCCTTACTTGGGCCATCTACAGCtagcccatatatatatatatatctacatatatatacatatgtatacatatgtatacatatatgtaa from Oryza brachyantha chromosome 12, ObraRS2, whole genome shotgun sequence encodes:
- the LOC102708116 gene encoding LOW QUALITY PROTEIN: AAA-ATPase ASD, mitochondrial-like (The sequence of the model RefSeq protein was modified relative to this genomic sequence to represent the inferred CDS: deleted 2 bases in 1 codon), which codes for MALAVDDHEGVAMWWRKTKALPRANVITWSPRNAERRSYHLTFHRRHRALVENAYLPHVLAEGRAVTVRNRQRRLFTKNPAADWAASEDGRAWSHVKLDHPSTFATLAMDPARKQEILDDLDMFRDGKDYYASVGKAWKRGYLLFGPPGTGKSTMIAAMANFLDYDVYDLELTAVKSNIELRRLFIETTGKSIIVIEDIDCSIDLTGKRKRKKKKAKTSEKKKKMMPPWERDDEEEKKVTLSGVLNFIDGLWSACGGERIIVFTTNHKEKLDPALIRRGRMDVHVEMSYCCFEAFKVLAKNYLGVEQHEVFDEIRRLLGEVEMSPADVAENLMPRSKRKDVNGCLERLVKALHEAKLAVGAGKAVQEIDDEDSDSDCDSDPKEEEDKQ